A genomic region of Alligator mississippiensis isolate rAllMis1 chromosome 6, rAllMis1, whole genome shotgun sequence contains the following coding sequences:
- the ARHGAP19 gene encoding rho GTPase-activating protein 19 isoform X3 has product MARRRGRYEMAAGAEQRRGGSETICNFVICNDPSLRGQPIIFNPDFFVEKLRHEKPEVFTELVVSNITRLIDLPGTELAQLMGEEEPKLPGGTGTASGFFRSLMSLKRKANTWHHPLPSAQTSAQLSRVTSVPVGIPGADKGVVFGSPLTEEGIAQVSQLIEYLHKNLRVEGLFRVPGNSVRQQLLKDALNSGLDVDLDSGEFHSNDVATLLKVFLGELPEPLLTRKHFHAHLKIADLMLFDEKGNKTGAPDKERQIEALQLLFLLLPAPNRSLLKLLLDLLYQTAKKQDKNKMSAHNLALMFAPHILWPRNVTANDLQENITKLNNGVAFMIKHSQKLFKAPVYIRECARLQYLSSRAHASKDDLDLPMAPASKELQPLKSPKRGRPEPSPQQETQQRTEEALRELFRHVHNMPDSAKKKKLIRQFHKLPGAVTPGADVPTPPVQRRTRSRSFSGLIKRKVLGTPVMLERKSRDATPEPEHASKENIQLLQKLSGSPATHAARARLKSSEGRKEDCCKRLLAHAPSKESSSSF; this is encoded by the exons ATGGCGAGGCGGCGCGGCCGGTATGAAATGGCGGCGGGGGCCGAGCAGCGGCGGGGCGGCAG TGAGACCATCTGCAACTTCGTCATCTGCAATGACCCCTCCCTGCGCGGCCAGCCCATCATCTTCAACCCCGACTTCTTTGTGGAGAAGCTGCGGCATGAGAAACCCGAAGTCTTCACAGAGCTCGTGGTCAGCAACATCACCCGGCTCATCGACCTgcctgggacagagctggcccagctgatgggggaggaggagcccaaGCTGCCCGGCGGGACCGGCACAGCCTCGGGATTCTTTCGGTCCCTCATGTCTCTGAAGCGGAAAG CCAACACTTGGCACCACCCTCTGCCCTCTGCACAGACCTCGGCTCAACTCTCGAGAGTCACATCCGTGCCGGTCGGGATCCCGGGTGCAG ACAAAGGAGTGGTGTTCGGGTCTCCGCTGACGGAAGAAGGCATCGCCCAAGTCTCTCAGCTGATTGAGTACCTGCACAAGA ACCTACGTGTGGAGGGCTTGTTCCGGGTGCCAGGAAACAGTGTCCGCCAGCAGCTCCTGAAGGATGCCCTGAACAGTGGGCTGGACGTGGACCTGGACTCGGGGGAGTTCCACTCCAATGATGTGGCCACGCTGCTGAAGGTGTTCCTGGGTGAGCTGCCGGAGCCTCTGCTCACGCGCAAGCACTTCCATGCCCACCTCAAGATTGCAG ACCTGATGCTGTTCGACGAGAAGGGCAACAAGACGGGTGCCCCCGACAAGGAGCGGCAGATTGAGGCGCTGcagctgctcttcctcctcctgcctgcgCCCAACCGCAGCTTGCTCAAGCTGCTGCTGGACCTGCTGTACCAGACAGCCAAGAAGCAGGACAAGAACAAGATGTCTGCCCACAACCTGGCCCTCATGTTCGCGCCACACATCCTGTGGCCCCGCAAT GTGACAGCCAACGACTTGCAGGAGAACATCACCAAGCTCAACAATGGCGTCGCCTTCATGATCAAACACTCGCAGAAACTCTTCAAG gctccgGTGTACATCCGGGAATGCGCCAGGCTGCAGTACCTGAGCTCCAGAGCGCATGCCTCCAAG GACGACCTGGACTTGCCCATGGCTCCTGCCTCCAAGGAGCTGCAGCCCCTGAAGTCTCCGAAGCGGGGCAGGCCGGAGCCCTCACCACAGCAGGAGACACAGCAGCGCACGGAGGAGGCACTCCGGGAGCTCTTCCGCCATGTGCACAACATGCCCGACTCGGCCAAGAAGAAGAAGCTCATCCGGCAG TTCCACaagctccctggggctgtcacTCCTGGGGCCGATGTGCCCACACCTCCAGTGCAGCGGCGCACCCGGTCCCGATCCTTCAGCGGCCTCATCAAG CGGAAGGTGCTGGGGACCCCAGTGATGTTGGAGAGGAAGAGCCGGGATGCCACGCCAGAGCCGGAGCATGCCAGCAAGGAGAACATACAGCTG TTACAGAAACTGTCTGGATCGCCAGCCACCCACGCAGCTCGAGCAAGGTTGAAATCGTCTGAGGGCAGGAAAGAG GACTGCTGCAAGCGCCTGTTGGCCCACGCGCCCTCCAAAGAGTCATCATCGTCCTTCTGA
- the ARHGAP19 gene encoding rho GTPase-activating protein 19 isoform X2, with protein MPLQKLSALIETICNFVICNDPSLRGQPIIFNPDFFVEKLRHEKPEVFTELVVSNITRLIDLPGTELAQLMGEEEPKLPGGTGTASGFFRSLMSLKRKDKGVVFGSPLTEEGIAQVSQLIEYLHKNLRVEGLFRVPGNSVRQQLLKDALNSGLDVDLDSGEFHSNDVATLLKVFLGELPEPLLTRKHFHAHLKIADLMLFDEKGNKTGAPDKERQIEALQLLFLLLPAPNRSLLKLLLDLLYQTAKKQDKNKMSAHNLALMFAPHILWPRNVTANDLQENITKLNNGVAFMIKHSQKLFKAPVYIRECARLQYLSSRAHASKDDLDLPMAPASKELQPLKSPKRGRPEPSPQQETQQRTEEALRELFRHVHNMPDSAKKKKLIRQFHKLPGAVTPGADVPTPPVQRRTRSRSFSGLIKRKVLGTPVMLERKSRDATPEPEHASKENIQLLQKLSGSPATHAARARLKSSEGRKEDCCKRLLAHAPSKESSSSF; from the exons ATGCCGCTCCAGAAGCTCTCTGCGCTCAT TGAGACCATCTGCAACTTCGTCATCTGCAATGACCCCTCCCTGCGCGGCCAGCCCATCATCTTCAACCCCGACTTCTTTGTGGAGAAGCTGCGGCATGAGAAACCCGAAGTCTTCACAGAGCTCGTGGTCAGCAACATCACCCGGCTCATCGACCTgcctgggacagagctggcccagctgatgggggaggaggagcccaaGCTGCCCGGCGGGACCGGCACAGCCTCGGGATTCTTTCGGTCCCTCATGTCTCTGAAGCGGAAAG ACAAAGGAGTGGTGTTCGGGTCTCCGCTGACGGAAGAAGGCATCGCCCAAGTCTCTCAGCTGATTGAGTACCTGCACAAGA ACCTACGTGTGGAGGGCTTGTTCCGGGTGCCAGGAAACAGTGTCCGCCAGCAGCTCCTGAAGGATGCCCTGAACAGTGGGCTGGACGTGGACCTGGACTCGGGGGAGTTCCACTCCAATGATGTGGCCACGCTGCTGAAGGTGTTCCTGGGTGAGCTGCCGGAGCCTCTGCTCACGCGCAAGCACTTCCATGCCCACCTCAAGATTGCAG ACCTGATGCTGTTCGACGAGAAGGGCAACAAGACGGGTGCCCCCGACAAGGAGCGGCAGATTGAGGCGCTGcagctgctcttcctcctcctgcctgcgCCCAACCGCAGCTTGCTCAAGCTGCTGCTGGACCTGCTGTACCAGACAGCCAAGAAGCAGGACAAGAACAAGATGTCTGCCCACAACCTGGCCCTCATGTTCGCGCCACACATCCTGTGGCCCCGCAAT GTGACAGCCAACGACTTGCAGGAGAACATCACCAAGCTCAACAATGGCGTCGCCTTCATGATCAAACACTCGCAGAAACTCTTCAAG gctccgGTGTACATCCGGGAATGCGCCAGGCTGCAGTACCTGAGCTCCAGAGCGCATGCCTCCAAG GACGACCTGGACTTGCCCATGGCTCCTGCCTCCAAGGAGCTGCAGCCCCTGAAGTCTCCGAAGCGGGGCAGGCCGGAGCCCTCACCACAGCAGGAGACACAGCAGCGCACGGAGGAGGCACTCCGGGAGCTCTTCCGCCATGTGCACAACATGCCCGACTCGGCCAAGAAGAAGAAGCTCATCCGGCAG TTCCACaagctccctggggctgtcacTCCTGGGGCCGATGTGCCCACACCTCCAGTGCAGCGGCGCACCCGGTCCCGATCCTTCAGCGGCCTCATCAAG CGGAAGGTGCTGGGGACCCCAGTGATGTTGGAGAGGAAGAGCCGGGATGCCACGCCAGAGCCGGAGCATGCCAGCAAGGAGAACATACAGCTG TTACAGAAACTGTCTGGATCGCCAGCCACCCACGCAGCTCGAGCAAGGTTGAAATCGTCTGAGGGCAGGAAAGAG GACTGCTGCAAGCGCCTGTTGGCCCACGCGCCCTCCAAAGAGTCATCATCGTCCTTCTGA
- the ARHGAP19 gene encoding rho GTPase-activating protein 19 isoform X1 — MPLQKLSALIETICNFVICNDPSLRGQPIIFNPDFFVEKLRHEKPEVFTELVVSNITRLIDLPGTELAQLMGEEEPKLPGGTGTASGFFRSLMSLKRKANTWHHPLPSAQTSAQLSRVTSVPVGIPGADKGVVFGSPLTEEGIAQVSQLIEYLHKNLRVEGLFRVPGNSVRQQLLKDALNSGLDVDLDSGEFHSNDVATLLKVFLGELPEPLLTRKHFHAHLKIADLMLFDEKGNKTGAPDKERQIEALQLLFLLLPAPNRSLLKLLLDLLYQTAKKQDKNKMSAHNLALMFAPHILWPRNVTANDLQENITKLNNGVAFMIKHSQKLFKAPVYIRECARLQYLSSRAHASKDDLDLPMAPASKELQPLKSPKRGRPEPSPQQETQQRTEEALRELFRHVHNMPDSAKKKKLIRQFHKLPGAVTPGADVPTPPVQRRTRSRSFSGLIKRKVLGTPVMLERKSRDATPEPEHASKENIQLLQKLSGSPATHAARARLKSSEGRKEDCCKRLLAHAPSKESSSSF, encoded by the exons ATGCCGCTCCAGAAGCTCTCTGCGCTCAT TGAGACCATCTGCAACTTCGTCATCTGCAATGACCCCTCCCTGCGCGGCCAGCCCATCATCTTCAACCCCGACTTCTTTGTGGAGAAGCTGCGGCATGAGAAACCCGAAGTCTTCACAGAGCTCGTGGTCAGCAACATCACCCGGCTCATCGACCTgcctgggacagagctggcccagctgatgggggaggaggagcccaaGCTGCCCGGCGGGACCGGCACAGCCTCGGGATTCTTTCGGTCCCTCATGTCTCTGAAGCGGAAAG CCAACACTTGGCACCACCCTCTGCCCTCTGCACAGACCTCGGCTCAACTCTCGAGAGTCACATCCGTGCCGGTCGGGATCCCGGGTGCAG ACAAAGGAGTGGTGTTCGGGTCTCCGCTGACGGAAGAAGGCATCGCCCAAGTCTCTCAGCTGATTGAGTACCTGCACAAGA ACCTACGTGTGGAGGGCTTGTTCCGGGTGCCAGGAAACAGTGTCCGCCAGCAGCTCCTGAAGGATGCCCTGAACAGTGGGCTGGACGTGGACCTGGACTCGGGGGAGTTCCACTCCAATGATGTGGCCACGCTGCTGAAGGTGTTCCTGGGTGAGCTGCCGGAGCCTCTGCTCACGCGCAAGCACTTCCATGCCCACCTCAAGATTGCAG ACCTGATGCTGTTCGACGAGAAGGGCAACAAGACGGGTGCCCCCGACAAGGAGCGGCAGATTGAGGCGCTGcagctgctcttcctcctcctgcctgcgCCCAACCGCAGCTTGCTCAAGCTGCTGCTGGACCTGCTGTACCAGACAGCCAAGAAGCAGGACAAGAACAAGATGTCTGCCCACAACCTGGCCCTCATGTTCGCGCCACACATCCTGTGGCCCCGCAAT GTGACAGCCAACGACTTGCAGGAGAACATCACCAAGCTCAACAATGGCGTCGCCTTCATGATCAAACACTCGCAGAAACTCTTCAAG gctccgGTGTACATCCGGGAATGCGCCAGGCTGCAGTACCTGAGCTCCAGAGCGCATGCCTCCAAG GACGACCTGGACTTGCCCATGGCTCCTGCCTCCAAGGAGCTGCAGCCCCTGAAGTCTCCGAAGCGGGGCAGGCCGGAGCCCTCACCACAGCAGGAGACACAGCAGCGCACGGAGGAGGCACTCCGGGAGCTCTTCCGCCATGTGCACAACATGCCCGACTCGGCCAAGAAGAAGAAGCTCATCCGGCAG TTCCACaagctccctggggctgtcacTCCTGGGGCCGATGTGCCCACACCTCCAGTGCAGCGGCGCACCCGGTCCCGATCCTTCAGCGGCCTCATCAAG CGGAAGGTGCTGGGGACCCCAGTGATGTTGGAGAGGAAGAGCCGGGATGCCACGCCAGAGCCGGAGCATGCCAGCAAGGAGAACATACAGCTG TTACAGAAACTGTCTGGATCGCCAGCCACCCACGCAGCTCGAGCAAGGTTGAAATCGTCTGAGGGCAGGAAAGAG GACTGCTGCAAGCGCCTGTTGGCCCACGCGCCCTCCAAAGAGTCATCATCGTCCTTCTGA
- the LOC132251235 gene encoding uncharacterized protein LOC132251235 — translation MKAKEAGLAKSSGTRWAPASRAARCEGQQRNPVEVTTSLGHPSPCLSSTGGSILRSNPQGEGKAATPKRTDTPGRHATATEHLAGAGLEETQTAPKGPAAPRRRQGAGGLRSSAPPAAARRRSAAARCPLAASGPSLFGWAGQGLTLQRKVAKGAAGKPLQPTQPQAPRRRGTLKALPQKASSRIKGTGQPWRAAGRTHEQLGALARGSLAQQGRWRRARETLLLRGARRPARRYGPEANT, via the exons ATGAAAGCCAAAGAGGCTGGCTTGGCAAAGAGCTCGGGAACACGCTGGGCTCCAGCTTCCAGAGCAGCGCGCTGCGAAGGACAGCAAAG GAACCCAGTGGAAGTCACCACCTCCTTGGGACACCCCAGCCCGTGTCTGTCCTCCACGGGGGGCTCAATCCTGAGGTCTAACccacagggggagggaaaggcgGCTACCCCAAAGCGCACGGACACACCGGGAAGACACGCAACTGCTACGGAGCAcctagctggggcagggctggaagagacgcAAACTGCCCCCAAAGGCCCCGCTGCCCCGCGCCGCCGACAAGGCGCTGGTGGCCTTCGCTCCTCGGCTCCCCCAGCTGCGGCTCGGCGCCGGTCAGCTGCTGCGcgctgcccactggcagcttcgGGGCCAAGCCTTtttggctgggcagggcagggcttgaCGCTGCAGCGCAAGGTGGCTAAAGGGGCCGCCGGGAAGCCACTGCAGCCGACACAGCCACAAGCGCCACGCAGACGAGGGACGCTTAAGGCTCTTCCCCAAAAGGCCTCCTCCAGGATTAAGGGCACGGGCCAGCCCTGGCGCGCAGCAGGCAGGACCCACGAGCAGCTCGGAGCGCTCGCGAGGGGATCTTTGGCACAACAGGGGCGTTGGCGCCGGGCCCGCGAGACCCTCCTGCTGCGGGGAGCGCGCCGGCCTGCCAGGCGTTACGGACCCGAAGCAAACACATGA